GAGGCGTCTGTACGTTCAGGCCCGCCCTTGACCTGCCTTTCACTGTCtgcctgcatctctctctctctctctctctctctctctgttcctttaGTCACTGGGTGGCAAGACAGTTTCTCCCTTCTCttaccctttatttatttatgtattttttcgaCCAGCTCGTGTGGGTCTCATGCACATTGGGGTCTTCATTCTCCTGCTGCTCAGCGGAGAGCGCAATTTTGGGGTCCGGCTGAACAAGCCGTATTCTGTCCGAGTGCCGATGGACATTCCGGTGTTTACGGGCACGCATGCCGATCTTCTCATCGTGGTGAGTACGGGGCTCTCGGTGGCCTCCGTTGGCGCATGCACCCATTGTCCGGGGTTATTGGCTCCTGTCTGCTCCGCAGGCACTTAATGCCGGTCCTTTCTTCGCCATGAATATGGGCCGTGTACACTCTGCGGGGACACACGTACCGACCTTTTCCTTTTGGGCTGGGGTTCTGCACCTGCTCTGCGGACACACTTGCTTGTCTTTGCCATGAGTATGGACTCTTGTTTATCAGTCTGCCTGTTTCAGGCACTGGTACATGCCATTGCTGCGGAGAAGGTTGCCCCTGCATGCAGAATGAAGGGATCTATTATTTGTATTTGGGGGAAGGGTTATGCATTTTCCTTGTAGAGCATGAGAAGGAGATCTTGACACACACCGTAGCAGATGATTAaattgtgttttctttttgtgGGGGGTGGTGGTGTAGGTGTTCCACAAGATCATAACCAGCGGACATCAGCGTTTGCAACCCCTCTTTGACTGCTTGCTTACCATCATAGTGAACGGTAAGGTTCCCTGAATGAGGTCTGGATGCACTGCCATGCACTGTGGCTGCATCGGGGGGTCTGAGAGCAGTTATTACACAGAATTGCAGGCTAAGACTGGCCAGGAATAGAGGCAAACTCAGGAAGCTAGATTTGAGTCAGTACCAAGACTTTAGCTATTTAGAGAGATTATTACTGAGAAAAGTctggtgggtgagggggagggaagtcACAGACAATGTGGAAATAGAAAACGTTTTACTAGATAATCACCGAATAAGACGTTAAATAGGAATATTTCTTTAGGTCAGAATAGATGTAAGGAAGATGTTTGTCCAGCAGATGGCACTATTTACCCGCTTACAAGAATACGGTTATTCCCTCTGCTGTGGGGACCGTGAACCTGCCGTCTGCAGTAGATTTTGGGTTTAGACTTGAAAGGGAGCTGACTAGGAAGTTGGTGGCACCTCCTCTATTGCCTGGCCTTGTGGCACTTtttctcatgctctctcttttctctcacgTTGACCCTCTGCTTCATGGCCAGTTTCTCCGTACCTGAAGTCTCTCTCAATGGTCGCCGCTAACAAGCTTCTGCACCTGCTGGAGGCCTTTTCCACCACTTGGTTCCTCTTCTCAGCGGTCCAGAACCACCACCTCGTCTTCTTCCTGCTGGAGGTCTTCAATAACATCATCCAGTACCAGTTTGATGGTAAATGCCTCTGGCTGCAGCCTCCtctgcttcccctccctccttctcccccctccagTGGTAGGACGTCCTGGAGCATAGGGCTGTGTTGGGGGATGCGCCCCACCTGAAATGCACTGCGCTGGATGAATAGCGACCGGGGAGCCTGAGGTTAGAGGTTTGGCTGGTCATGCACTGGAGGTTTTTTAAGGGCAGGTTAGGCAAACATTGTCTGGGATGATACAGGTGTGATGGATCCTGCCACAGGGTGTGAGGACAGGCCAGAGGACCTCATGCAGTTTCTTCTAGCCGCTTTCTTCTGCGCTGCTGTGTGTGggtgtttttgggtacttgccaggttcttatggcctggattggccactgttggaaacaggatgctgggcttgatggacccttggtctgacccagtatggcattttcttatgttcttatgaggttttGCATGGCCAAGGAGAAAAATCATTCTTTTTTGGAGCCAAGCAATGTTGGACTGTGTGTAGGGAGCAGGGGGGGTGTGTGAGGAATGCTGGTCTTGTACACCATGGTCACGTGGAAAAGCCGAGTGCTGCCTGCCTTCACCGTACCACACCGTTCAACATCCCGAAAGCAGATGTTCAGGGGAGGGACAGGAAAGCGACCGCCTCCTGTATGGGGAGGAGTATTGTGACTTGGAATAGACGTGTCCCATCAGAGGAGGTGGGCTGAGGTAAAGGGGCTGTAGGCTGTCCAAGGAGAGGTCAGAGGGGAGATCTCTGGAGCCTGGTAAAgataagctttttaaaattctagGTATGGGGGGACCTTTCATTCAGGTGCTACACCGATTTATTGTGTAGATATAGCACAATTTGTTGTTAATACGTAGCTCAGTTTACTGAGGCTGCCAACGGTAGCTCTGGTGGTAAGTGCTGTGCTTTGATATGTAGAAAGCCATGGCTTCAAACCCCAGGTCTGCTGGTAGGGATTAGTCCTACTATGTGACTACCACTGGGAAAGATTTTCTTTGTATAAGACCACATGGCCTAGTGAATTAAAGGCATCTGATTTAAGATCAGAAGATCAAGGGGAGTCCCTTGTGGTTAAATGTCATCTTTTGTTCTCTTCAACATTTTCATTAGCAACATTATGGAAGGGCTATTGAGAAAGGTTTGCctcttttgcagatgataccaaaatctgtaaccaGGTAGATActctggaaggtgtggaaaacatgaggagggatctggtAAAGCTTGAGGAATAGTGTGGAGCCTGGCAGCTGAAAcgtcatgctaaaaaaaaaaaatgcagcatcatgaatttgggctgcaaaaatacAAGGGAGCGGTGCAGATTAGGGGatgaaattctgtgcacaaaacaagaacGGAATCTAGGGTGTGATCGtttgtggtgatctcaaggtggccaaagaGGTAGACAGagcgatggcaaaagccagagaaggatgcttgggtgaaTAGGTGGAGGAGTGATCAGTAGAAAAAAAAGGAGATTAAGTCTCTGTATAAGTCTCTGATGAAAGCTCATATGgggtactatgtgcagttctggaaACTGGACTTTAAAATGGATATAAATTGAATAGAGTTGGCCCAGAGGGCAGCCACTGAATTGGTCAGAAATCtttatcataaagcatatgggggacagacttaaagatccaGACATGGGTGTTctggagggaaggtgggaaaggGCAGATataatagagacctttaaatgcTTCCAAGGATCAAATGCACAGTATATGGgtctctctctgaacagaaaggGGGCTCTGGAAGGAGAGGTGATGGGATGAAAGGAGGTAGGAGTAATCTgcagagagggtgctggatgcatggaaggggcctccccgtggaggtggtggagacgggGGAGCagtgtcagaattcaagaaagcatgggacagtCTCgggatctgtgagggagaggacgggactttaaagctgagcaggagatgtggatggacaGCCTGGATGTGCCATATGGTCTTTGTCtaccatcatgttctatgttttctCCCATCCTCGTGTGGGTCGGGCCCTTAATATGCCATGCAGCAGATAGCTAGCATGGTGTGCCTTGTGCCTTTTCCAGCCTGTGTTGGTGAAATAGTCCTCAGACTCGCGAGGCAATATCCAATAGAACTTGCCATTAGTAGCAGAattttagcagaaaaaaaaaatgactctgaggataaagcaaaatttggtggttttttttttttttgctcctcgGCTGATCTCTTAATCTGCAGCACAAGCGTGTACCCGGGAGTGCTGCTTCCCACGGGCGCGCCACAGCTCAGCGTGTTTCTCTCTGTCCACAGGGAATTCCAGCTTGGTGTATGCCATTATCCGGAAGAGGAATGTCTTCCACCAGCTGGCCAACCTGCCCACGGACACGCCCACCATACAGAAAGCTCTGCAGCGAAAGAAGAAGTCGCCGGAAGCCATCTCCCGAACCAACTCCCAAGAAGGGGCCTCCATGGAAGGCTCCCGCCCCGCTGCGCCTGCCGAGCCGGGGACTCTCAAGACCAGCCTGGTGGCTACTCCAGGTAAGATGGGGCGTGCCgctccccagccccacccccacctttaaccTGTAATGTGGCTAGGCCGGGATggctttatttttgtatttgtacaaataatttaaaaaaaaaatggaatagaaGGACAAAGCAGATTTCCCAGACTGCCCAAGAGAAGGGCAGGACAAAAAAATTTGCCCATCCTTAATCAGGCTAAAAGTATCTTCGGAGTTCCACAGCACGTGCACTTTTAACTGGGTTAAGGGGGGGAGGCACTCCTGGGGGTGCTTTCGGGGGATTAGGAAGTAGAGCACCTACACTGCATTTTCGGATTTACGCCTACTGGTGCCTGGCCAGGTGTAGGCCACACGTAAAGCAGGgcccccttttgaaagtttgtgcAAAGCGCACGGGCGCAGAGTATGCGTGCGGACTTCACGCCCGAGCGGGGCTGCCTGAATAGTCCCATAATAGACATCGGGGTTAACGACGCGGAGGCAGGAGGCGGCGTGAAGAGAGGCCTGGCCTGTCctgatctctctctccctggtcctccttcctcagggatcgaGAAGCTCACGGAGAAGTCGCAGGTGTCCGAGGACGGCACCATGCGTTCTGTGGAGTCCGAGGCCTTGCAGTCTCCCGTGGAGAGCGGCCCGTCTACGCTGGTCAGCGACACGGAGTCGCTGAGTACGGTAAGGCGTCAGACAGCGCTGGAGGGGAAATGGCTcttcaggggtggggggagaggggtccCGAGCTTGTGTGAGGTATTCCTCGGTGGATCGGGTGGATCGGGTGGGGGGCTGCAGATAAGAGCGTGGAGCTGTTTAGGGAAGCACACAGGGGGATGCTGGAATTGAGAAGGGGGGCTTCTCCCTGCGCTCTAGGCTCCTTCTGGTGAAGAATGTCATTAGTGGGGGAGGGGGCCCCCCCTTGCATTTGGTGACACAAAATGGATCCAAGGCTGAAATCCCaaaggcagggagaaaagagCCTCCTCTGAGTAACAGCTGATCGCTCTTTTAAAAGGgaagatacatttttatttttggcagaAGTGATAAAAATGACTGTTTAGCAAATATTGGAGAAGGGTTTGATACCTGAataaagaaacaattaaaaaaaaaaaagaagaagaaatgacTTCAGCGTTGTTACAGAAGCTCCTCGATCCTCCCGTCCTGGGCTCGGCTGCTTCTCTTGCCAGGAGCTTCTTGGGCCGGACATTTTCTTGGGGTTTAGGGAgggtacttcccccccccccccccccccgcctgaaACAGCCCATTACGAAATTGTTTGCCCACTGCGCGGTTAAACACGTGCATGCATGGCTCGCCTATTGTGCCTGGGCTGAGCTGGGATCGAGGAGGGGGGGTTTGcacgtttgcattttcaaaagcatgtgcgtAAGGTTTCTGTGACTCGCGGCGGCAGGGTAGCTCTGGCGGGACAATCAAAGCGAACCCGCGCACGTACGCGTGCTTTGAAAATCGGTTTGACTTGCGCACGCTTTTGCCGCCTTAACTTACCTGCCATGTTAACAAAATTTAGCCCCTCCCATCGAGGGCCGCAGGGTAGGATGATATTTCTTTCTGGCACGGGCAGCTTAGGAACTCGCTCAGCATCTCGGCATCACGCCCTCCTATGCTGGGTAGGTGAGCTGCTTtctggagtgggggaggggactggCGGTACATCGTGGCCGTGTTGGCGAAGGGACAGGCTGTCGCGATGTGACCTCCCGGCACGGGTGGGAGAAGGGCCGGCAGGGCATCGTGACGTTGTTTTCCATCACGTATGAGCTATGGGACTCTCTCTGCCTGTCGTTCCAGTTACCGTCTGGGGTTTGTCATAATTGCTGTTTCTCAGCAGAATCCTTTATGCCAAATTTTGCAAAGTACCCCCACGCCCTGCAGGTAATAATAGCAGGAAGCAAAGGCTGGACAGGTTTCTACCCCTCCCCCTTCTGTCTCCTGCGTTCCCTGCAGATAGCAgatacagtggggggggggggggtggtttaggaATTGGGGGATGGGGCCGGTTACATGAGCAATCCCCTGTAGCAGTAAGGACATTGATGCAGGAGTGCGCCGACTCCCCTCCCCCTTGTCTCTTAGTCTTATAGGGGGGTTGTTCCAAGCAGCAGATTACAGCCCCATAAATCTGTTCTTATCACTGGGAACTGTCCCTGCACAATGCTTCCTATCCTGTAGCCCTGCAGAGACAGCTTTATGGGCCCACGTTCCTTAAACCTGTCAGTGAGGAGACATGGCTGTGACTGTGAGATTGTGGGTCCCAGCCTGGCACTGAGGTTGGCTTCCTGCTCCCACACGTCAGAGACCATGCCTGTAGTACAGCACGACAAATCCTTGGTACTTCTGGCTTAATTTTGGGAGctgaagggggcgggggggggggggtattttgttTATACAAGTGGTGTGTTATTTCTTTACGTTTCTTTGGGTTTGGTCAATATAGATTCAGTCCTTAGGTCTCATGTCACTGGGGCGGGCAGCACAGATGGTGCATCATTTTGGTAGAAGCTCCTCTGCATTAGCTCTGCTGTTTGGTTTACCTCCAGAGGTGTGACCTTCAGGactggacacaatactccagacCACGTCTGGCCAGAGATACGTGCAAGAGTCttaccctcctctcccctctcttctgCTGGTTACACCTCTCCCTGTGCTCCCCAGCATTTCCACCGCCGTTCCTGATTGCATTCTCATATGGCTTTGACCACCTTGAGGTCATCTGAACTGATCATCTGCAGACCCTTCTCCTGTTTGGGCATCACTACCCTCACCTCCCTCATATAGGGCTCCCTTGGGTGTCTGTACTCCTCCCTGGAGGCATGACTGCACTTTTGTGCGTTAAACTTCAGTTGCTACACATATGACCACTtgattcctgatttttttttccactccttCAGGACGATCAACACTCTTTCAAATCTTAGTGCCATCtacgaaaagacaaacctttcctcctAGGCCCTTTGTCATTAGCGCATATAAAACCGAAAATCAGAATTGACCCCAGGATGGATCCTTGCAGCTCGCCTCTGGTCACCTTCTTCCTCTCCAAGGGAACTCTGTTGATCACCACCACCTTTTCTTATCTACCACTAACTAGCTGCTACCTCAGTTTATCACCTTAGGACCCACCTTGGGCTTgttgcttgttttatttatttagacattttacataCCATTGTTccaataaagatcacaacggttacTCTGAGGTCATccacaaaatgggggggggggaaagatccAATCCAGTGCAATAAATTGAACACCATGGCCTTGTGAATTGTGACACGTTTACCTGGGGGTGGCTCTTGGTGATCACTAAAGGAATTGGGATTTCTCAGTTGTGGTTTGGCCAGGCTCTAGTACTCACAGAGGTGCATATTCAAAACTATTTAGCGGGCTGACTCagaaattagccagctaagtgaatatttgggcacttctctggctaaattgTAGCCGGCTAATAGGTTAGCTGGAAGTTAGCCAGCTACTTCTGATCGGGCCAGAGAGCTatcctgaagttagccagataaagttagccggctagctTTAAGATTGCCGGCTATATTCAGTACACTGcaggctgcactattgaatatacttccaaaTTTAGCTGGTTTTATTTTATGAGTGTTAAGTCTGTCAACTGCCTAGACCTTATGATAGGCGGTATATAAGCATTTAATAAATAGATAtaaataagtttatctgactagcTTTACTATCCGGCgtatggctgaatatggacctcatatttCCCTCAGCATATGTAGCTCCCTCACTCACAATGACCTATGGCTTCTGGGATACTGAATGCACGGCCTCCACGAACAGCAGGGCACTGGTGGGTGGTCTCTTGAAGCATTCACATCCCAAGGAGCAGTGAGTGGAGCGGGCATTTATGGGGTTGTTAGGTGGGCAGGATGGGCCCAGCTCTCACTGTCCCCCCCTCTTCTTTGATATATTTTCGTAGGAAGCCTCGCAGCCCAGAAGGGACCGCCGACGTCTCTCCAGTGGACAGTGGATTCCAACACCTGACTGGGTGAGAGAAAAcggggatatggggggggggggggggtggagactggaagagagaagcAACAGGTCGGATACGTGTGAGATCAGTCATAAGTCTGAGCCGGACTGCTGTAACACTTGGAGGGTTCAGCTTGCCCGTGGATTCTTGGTTCTTGGAAGTCTGACCTGTGGTTTCCTTAGCCCGGTTGTGCCTGCTTTTCCTGAAGCAGGCACAACCTGCATGTGGTTCTgagtttggtggtggtggtgcttggTGGGACTGGAGTATGCCTAGGCAGGTCaggattagtaaaaaaaaaaagaaaacagttgtCAATACAAAATATCACCAcaaaattataaatacatttatcaCATTTTATTACACCTtcaatgataaataaaaaatatccaaatatagaaaaataaacagTTTATACAAACAAGTTCCTTACAAAAAAATTCTTTTATCAGATCACCATATAACCATCAAAAAAATAACCAATAGACCCATAGATAACAAAATTAGACAAACAAAAAAGGCAAACACACAACACTatccacttcccccccccccccccaaaaaaaaaagtaattagtGATATAAATCAGGGCATACTATGCTTGAAACAAAAATGAGGAATCCAAAGATGATATCAAATGGCCAGAAAAAACCATCAGCTATCCAGCTTCAATATGTTTGAAGAAACAAAGAATGATGTCCACTGTCCTTTTAGTGGTTATAAACAATCCAGCGATGAAATCAAATGCCCAGAAAGTAACATCAACTACCCAACATGTCTTGCCTTATCAcaggcttcatcaggggtaaaCTGGACAGAAAGTTCCAGCAGCATAGCAGGTTGCAATTTAATAGAAGGAAAAATCTGGACAGCATATGTCAATCACACATGcgcatacatacatatatacatacactgcTCAATCCTTAAACCACACCCacaattaaaatgaaatagaaaaaaacattcaaTTTTACTATTAAGACCCATGGGGGTTAGACATCCCATCACAtagatccacttttgttcttgACGGAGAAGCGTACAGTTAACTTTGCCAGAGCCTAGATGGGTAACACCACCTTACATTCAAATGAGCAAATATATAAACAGGCTACATTGGAGGCCATTAACTTGTTTATACAGGAatcccccccaaaagaaaagaaGCTTTCTGTCAAGGCTACCTTGGCCAAACTGACCAAAAACTCAGTAGGAACCCCCAATAGGAGACATCCTGTATCATCTCTAAAGTCCATCCTAACCAACCATAACTCACCAGAAGGAATATTGATCTCCAGACCCAGAGACATTGTATAAAATGAGAAGAGTCTCATACATAAGACCTAGACTTAAAGacaaaaggattaaaaaatgtgtgtacaaACTTAGACAATGTAATACAAGggttataaatgtatttataattttgTGGTGATTATTTTGAATTGACagcttttttttgtatgtttttttttttctttgaatgtcCAAAGCTGTATTCTGTAACCAGTTTTGTAACTTTTTGAGGGTCAGGATAAGTGATAGGGTTATTAAATGGAGGGATCAGAGAATGATGGAGAGAAGTCATGTTGCATGTGGCTCATTCTGATTTAAAGAGCTCAGTGACACAGTGACCCACTTCTCTGtgccccctctcctctttctgacCTTCTGGGTGATGCTGATTCTCCTCCCCCACAGGTGATATCGTGGAAGGCGAAGCTGCCGCTGCAGACCATCATGCGCCTGTTACAGGTGCTGGTCCCCCAGGTGGAGAAGATTTGCATAGATAAGTGAGTTGATGAGGGATGGCTAGGACTGAGGATTAGGCAAGAAAAGAGGCTTACAAGTAGGTGTGCAATTCAGTATGGCCAGCATAgggcttcccaaaactgtcctggtGGCCCCACAACTAGTCAGGTTCTCAGGAGATACGTCTGCGTACATGGTCTCCAacgtatgtaaatctatctcatacatattcattatccTCTGTTGGAGGGTGCTGTGCTGATGCCTTTGGTTGTAATGTGGGGTGCTGCACCGATGTCTGTTCTGTGCTTTAATGACGCCTGTTCCTTCAGTGCCTGTTCTGTGCCACGGGATGCTGCACCAGTCCATGCGCTGTAATGCAGGGTAGGGCGCCGTTGTCTGTGCTCTGCCGTAGGGCGTGGCGCCAGTGCGTGCTCCGTGCCGACGCCTGTTCTTTCTCGTTGCAGGGGCCTTACAGATGAATCCGAGATACTCAAGTTCCTGCagcatggcacactggtggggcTACTCCCAGTCCCTCACCCCATCCTCATCCGCAAGTATCAGGCAAATTCTGGCACAGCCATGTGGTTCCGAACCTACATGTGGggagttatttatttaaggtAAATCTGCAGTGCCTTCTGATTCTCTTTGTGCCTGTGGTAGTATGGAGGGGAAGGTTTGCTTAAAGCAGAGGAAGAAGCCTGTCCTGCTAACCCAG
This genomic interval from Rhinatrema bivittatum chromosome 4, aRhiBiv1.1, whole genome shotgun sequence contains the following:
- the HID1 gene encoding protein HID1 isoform X2: MPGRWRSPCCLLWPICFSAQTSRSRAIRRAESAEDIHSLDSCEYIWEAGVGFAHSPQPNYVHDLNRTELLKLLLTCFSEAMYLAPSSESGSGINPWVQFFCSTENRHALPLFTSLLNIVCAYDPVGYGIPYNHLLFSDYREPLVEEAAQVLIVTLDFDASSTTSPTVDGTTTSTAMDDADPPGPDNLFVNYLSRIHREEDFHFILKGIARLLSNPLIQTYLPNSTKKIQFHQELLVLFWKLCDFNKKFLFFVLKSSDVLDILVPILFFLNDARADQSRVGLMHIGVFILLLLSGERNFGVRLNKPYSVRVPMDIPVFTGTHADLLIVVFHKIITSGHQRLQPLFDCLLTIIVNVSPYLKSLSMVAANKLLHLLEAFSTTWFLFSAVQNHHLVFFLLEVFNNIIQYQFDGNSSLVYAIIRKRNVFHQLANLPTDTPTIQKALQRKKKSPEAISRTNSQEGASMEGSRPAAPAEPGTLKTSLVATPGIEKLTEKSQVSEDGTMRSVESEALQSPVESGPSTLVSDTESLSTEASQPRRDRRRLSSGQWIPTPDWVISWKAKLPLQTIMRLLQVLVPQVEKICIDKGLTDESEILKFLQHGTLVGLLPVPHPILIRKYQANSGTAMWFRTYMWGVIYLRNMDPPIWYDTDVKLFEIQRV